TCGATCTGGGCGTGCTGGGGGAGGGTGGTATCGGACATGGTTGGCTCGGTTGCAGCGGATGACGGATTTTAAGCGATTCGCGTGGCGAGTGTCGGCCCTATCGCAAGGCGCGACAGAATCGATACGCATGGCGCAAATCCGCTAATCTTGCTTATCCATTGAAGGAGCGCTCCATGTTCGAATCCGCCGAAATCGGTCACAGCATCGACAAGGACACCTACGAAGCGGAAGTCCCCGCCCTGCGCGAGGCGCTGCTCGAAGCCCAGTATGATCTCAAGCAGCAGGCGCGCTTCCCGGTGATCGTGCTGATCAACGGCATCGAGGGCGCCGGCAAGGGCGAGACGGTCAAGCTGCTCAACGAGTGGATGGACCCGCGGTTGATCGAAGTGCGCACCTTCGACCAGCAGACCGACGAGGAACTGGCCCGGCCACCGGCCTGGCGCTATTGGCGGGCGCTGCCACCGAAGGGGCGGATGGGCGTGTTCTTCGGCAACTGGTACAGCCAGATGCTCGAGGGCCGCGTGCATGGCCAGTTCAAGGATGCCGTGCTCGACCAGGCCATCGCCGGGGCCGAGCGCCTGGAGCAGATGCTCTGCGACGAAGGCGCGCTGATCATCAAGTTCTGGTTCCATCTGTCCAAGAAACAGATGAAGGCCCGGCTCAAGGCGCTCAAGGATGACCCGCTGCACAACTGGCGCATCAGTCCGCTGGACTGGCAGCAGTCGGAAACCTACGACCGCTTCGTGCGTTTCGGCGAGCGGGTGCTGCGCCGCACCAGCCGCGATTACGCGCCCTGGCATGTGGTCGAGGGCGTCGACCCACATTACCGCAGCCTGGCAGTGGGGCGGATCCTGCTGGAGAGCCTGCAGGCGGCCCTGGCCAACAACCCCAAAGGCAAGCATCAGGGCAATGTCGCGCCGCTGGGGCGCAGCATCGACCAGAAGAGCCTGCTCGGCGCCCTGGACATGACCCTGCGCCTGGACAAGCACGACTACCAGGAACAGCTGGTCACCGAACAGGCGCGCCTGGCCGGTCTGCTGCGCGACAAGCGCATGCGCCGCCACGCCCTGGTGGCGGTGTTCGAAGGCAATGACGCGGCCGGCAAGGGCGGGGCGATCCGCCGCGTGGCGGCGGCGCTGGACCCGCGCCAGTACCGCATCGTGCCGATTGCCGCGCCCACCGAGGAAGAGCGTGCCCAGCCTTACCTGTGGCGGTTCTGGCGGCACATCCCGGCACGGGGCAAGTTCACCATCTTCGACCGCTCCTGGTATGGCCGGGTGCTGGTGGAGCGGGTCGAGGGTTTCTGCAGCCCGGCGGACTGGATGCGTGCCTATGGCGAGATCAACGACTTCGAGGAGCAACTGAGCAACGCTGGGGTGGTGGTGGTCAAGTTCTGGCTGGCCATCGACCAGCAGACCCAGCTGGAGCGTTTCGAGGAGCGCGAGCAGATTCCGTTCAAGCGCTACAAGATCACCGAGGAAGACTGGCGCAACCGCGACAAGTGGGACGTCTATTCCGAGGCGGTGGGCGACATGGTCGACCGCACCAGCACCGAGATCGCGCCGTGGACCCTGGTGGAGGCCAATGACAAGCGCTGGGCGCGGGTGAAGGTGCTGCGCACGATCAATCAGGCGTTGGAGGCGGCGTTCGCCAAGGACAAGAAGTAGGCGGATCGTGCAGGGGGGGCTTGGCTTTTAGCGGGGCAAGCCTGCTCCACGATAGCCCGCCCGGGCATTGAGCATGCGTCCAGGGAATGACCTGATGAAATCTTTTCCCGCCACATCCTCCCCGGCAAGCCTTTAGACTGCACCTTCCCCCACCAAGGTCCGACTCGAGGACACCATGCACATTTCTTCCGGACGCTGGGTCCAGGGCCTTCTGTTGGCGCTGTTGACGGCGTTTCTCTGGGGCATCCTGCCGATCAAGCTCAAGCAGGTGCTGCAGGTGATGGACCCGGTAACCGTCACCTGGTACCGCCTGAGTGTTTCCGGCGGCCTGTTGTTCGCCTGGCTGGCGGCTAATCGGAGGTTGCCATCGTTCAGCCGCCTCGGAATCAAGGGTAAGGGCCTGGTGGCCGTCGCGGTGGCCGGACTGGTCGGCAACTATGTGCTGTACCTGGTCGGCCTGAACCTGCTTAGCCCCGGCACCGCGCAACTGGTGGTCCAGCTGGGGCCGGTGCTGTTGCTGGTGGCCAGCGTGTTTGTGTTCAAGGAGCGCTTCAGCCTGGGGCAGGGCCTGGGGCTGCTGGTGTTGCTGGTGGGGTTCGGGTTGTTCTTCAACCAGCGCCTGGAAGAGCTGCTCACTTCGCTTGGCACTTACACCACCGGTGTGCTGACCATCATCCTGGCGACCAGCATCTGGGTGTTCTATGCCCTGAGCCAGAAGCAGTTGCTGACGGTGTGGAATTCGCAGCAGGTGATGATGGTGATCTACCTGTGCTGCGCGCTGCTGCTCACGCCCTGGGTGCATCCGCTGGAGGCGTTGCAGCTCAGTCCGTCGCAGGGTTGGTTGCTGCTGGCCTGCTGCCTGAACACGCTGGTGGCCTATGGCGCGTTCGCCGAGGCGCTGGCGCATTGGGAGGCCTCGCGGGTCAGCGCGACCCTGGCGCTGACACCGCTGGTGACCTTTGTTGCGGTGGCGCTGGCGGCCTGGCTGTGGCCGGATTACGTGCATGCCGAGCAGATCAATGGCCTGGGCTATGTAGGGGCGGTGACGGTGGTGCTGGGGTCGGCGTTGGTGGCCTTGGGGCCGTCGCTGATCGCGGGGTGGAAGGTACGTCGGGTGCGGGTTGATTGATAATTTCATCGCGGGGCAAGCCCGCTCCCACGCTGCGTTTTGTGGCTGGCGTGGGAGCGGGCTTGCCCCGCGATGAGGTCACCGGATCAGCCCTTGCCGCCAGGCGCCAGCATGTTTTCCGGCCTTACCCACTGGTCGAACTGCTCGTTGGTCAGGTACTTCAGTTCCAGCGCCGCCTCGCGCAGGGTCTTGCCCTCGCTGTAGGCCTTCTTGGCGATTTCCGCCGCCTTGTCGTAACCGATATGCGGGTTCAACGCCGTCACCAGCATCAGGCCGCGCTCAAGGTGCGCGGCCATCTGCCCGGCGTCCGGCTCGATACCGGCCACACAGTGCTGCTGGAAGTTGCGACAGCCATCGGCCAGCAGCTCGATCGACTGCAGCAGGTTGTGGATGATCACGGGTTTGAACACGTTCAACTGCAGGTGGCCTTGGCTGGCGGCAAAGCCGATCGCCGCGTCGTTGCCAAGCACCTGGCAGGCCAGCATCGACAAGGCCTCGCACTGGGTCGGGTTGACCTTGCCGGGCATGATCGAACTACCGGGTTCGTTGGCCGGCAGGCGTACTTCGGCAAGCCCGGCGCGCGGGCCCGAACCCAGCAGGCGCAAGTCGTTGGCAATCTTCATCAACGCCACGGCCAAGGTTTTCAGCGCGCCCGCCAGGCTGGTCAGCGGCTCGTGACCGGCGAGGGCGGCGAACTTGTTTGGCGCGGTGACAAACGGCAGCCCTGACAGGGCCGCCAACTCCGCGGCGATGGCTTCGGCGAAACCGTGCGGGGCATTGAGGCCGGTGCCCACCGCGGTGCCGCCCTGGGCCAGTTCGCAGACCGCCGGCAGCGTTGCGCGGATAGCGCGCTGGGCGTAGTCGAGCTGGGCGATAAAGGCCGACACCTCCTGGCCGAAGG
This window of the Pseudomonas mosselii genome carries:
- the pap gene encoding polyphosphate:AMP phosphotransferase; the encoded protein is MFESAEIGHSIDKDTYEAEVPALREALLEAQYDLKQQARFPVIVLINGIEGAGKGETVKLLNEWMDPRLIEVRTFDQQTDEELARPPAWRYWRALPPKGRMGVFFGNWYSQMLEGRVHGQFKDAVLDQAIAGAERLEQMLCDEGALIIKFWFHLSKKQMKARLKALKDDPLHNWRISPLDWQQSETYDRFVRFGERVLRRTSRDYAPWHVVEGVDPHYRSLAVGRILLESLQAALANNPKGKHQGNVAPLGRSIDQKSLLGALDMTLRLDKHDYQEQLVTEQARLAGLLRDKRMRRHALVAVFEGNDAAGKGGAIRRVAAALDPRQYRIVPIAAPTEEERAQPYLWRFWRHIPARGKFTIFDRSWYGRVLVERVEGFCSPADWMRAYGEINDFEEQLSNAGVVVVKFWLAIDQQTQLERFEEREQIPFKRYKITEEDWRNRDKWDVYSEAVGDMVDRTSTEIAPWTLVEANDKRWARVKVLRTINQALEAAFAKDKK
- a CDS encoding DMT family transporter; this translates as MHISSGRWVQGLLLALLTAFLWGILPIKLKQVLQVMDPVTVTWYRLSVSGGLLFAWLAANRRLPSFSRLGIKGKGLVAVAVAGLVGNYVLYLVGLNLLSPGTAQLVVQLGPVLLLVASVFVFKERFSLGQGLGLLVLLVGFGLFFNQRLEELLTSLGTYTTGVLTIILATSIWVFYALSQKQLLTVWNSQQVMMVIYLCCALLLTPWVHPLEALQLSPSQGWLLLACCLNTLVAYGAFAEALAHWEASRVSATLALTPLVTFVAVALAAWLWPDYVHAEQINGLGYVGAVTVVLGSALVALGPSLIAGWKVRRVRVD
- a CDS encoding class II fumarate hydratase, with translation MSRIETDSLGPVEVPEDAYWGAQTQRSLINFAIGKERMPLAVLHALALVKKAAARVNDRNGDLPADIARLIEQAADEVLDGDHDDQFPLVVWQTGSGTQSNMNVNEVIAGRANELAGKGRGGKVPVHPNDHVNRSQSSNDCFPTAMHIAAAQAVHDKLLPAIADLSAGLAELSARHMNLVKTGRTHMMDATPITFGQEVSAFIAQLDYAQRAIRATLPAVCELAQGGTAVGTGLNAPHGFAEAIAAELAALSGLPFVTAPNKFAALAGHEPLTSLAGALKTLAVALMKIANDLRLLGSGPRAGLAEVRLPANEPGSSIMPGKVNPTQCEALSMLACQVLGNDAAIGFAASQGHLQLNVFKPVIIHNLLQSIELLADGCRNFQQHCVAGIEPDAGQMAAHLERGLMLVTALNPHIGYDKAAEIAKKAYSEGKTLREAALELKYLTNEQFDQWVRPENMLAPGGKG